From Achromobacter spanius, a single genomic window includes:
- a CDS encoding acyl-CoA dehydrogenase family protein — translation MNFEHTEDRRMLSDMLRRFVAEQYDFATRMRHAESPQGYSREFWQRYAELGAIGALFAEADGGLGGAGFDISVVFEALGRGMVVEPFLDTVMVGSAIAAKGTAEQREALEGLIAGSLTAALAHAEPQSGYDLNQVQTRAQRSADGWVLNGAKAVVYAGEHADLFLVSARTSGADDDEAGISLFFVTKGSPGLSLRGYGLIDGGRAAELVLDNVQLGPGALLGDADAGHAVLERAVGRGILALCAEAVGAMDCARDATLEYLRTRRQFGAPLGSFQALQHRMADVLLEIEQARSAVINAAAAVDHPDRVTRERALSAAKVTIGRIGTLVAEECIQLHGGIGMTWELPLAHYAKRLVMIDHQLGDEDHHLRRYIALGQA, via the coding sequence ATGAATTTCGAACACACCGAAGACCGGCGCATGCTCTCGGACATGCTGCGCCGCTTTGTCGCCGAGCAGTACGACTTTGCCACCCGCATGCGTCACGCCGAATCGCCGCAGGGGTACAGCCGCGAGTTCTGGCAACGCTATGCGGAGCTGGGCGCCATCGGCGCGCTGTTTGCTGAAGCTGACGGGGGCCTCGGCGGTGCGGGCTTTGACATCTCCGTCGTCTTTGAAGCGCTGGGCCGCGGCATGGTTGTCGAACCGTTCCTGGACACCGTGATGGTAGGCAGCGCGATCGCAGCAAAGGGCACGGCCGAACAACGCGAGGCATTGGAAGGCCTGATCGCCGGCAGCCTGACCGCCGCGCTGGCGCATGCCGAACCGCAATCCGGCTATGACCTCAACCAGGTGCAGACGCGCGCACAGCGCAGCGCCGATGGCTGGGTGCTCAACGGCGCCAAAGCCGTCGTCTACGCGGGCGAACACGCCGATCTGTTTCTGGTGTCCGCGCGCACGTCGGGCGCGGACGACGACGAGGCCGGGATCAGCCTCTTCTTCGTGACCAAGGGATCGCCAGGACTCAGCCTCCGAGGCTATGGACTGATCGACGGCGGACGCGCCGCTGAGCTGGTGCTGGACAATGTGCAGCTCGGACCCGGCGCATTGCTGGGCGACGCGGACGCCGGCCACGCGGTGCTGGAACGCGCCGTGGGCCGCGGCATCCTGGCGCTGTGCGCCGAGGCCGTGGGCGCCATGGACTGCGCGCGCGACGCCACGCTGGAATACCTGCGCACGCGCCGCCAGTTCGGCGCGCCGCTCGGCAGCTTCCAGGCCTTGCAGCACCGCATGGCCGACGTGCTGCTGGAAATCGAACAGGCGCGCTCCGCCGTCATCAACGCGGCCGCCGCCGTCGACCATCCGGATCGCGTCACGCGGGAACGCGCGCTGTCGGCCGCCAAGGTCACCATCGGCCGCATCGGCACGCTGGTGGCCGAGGAATGCATCCAGCTGCATGGCGGCATCGGTATGACGTGGGAGCTGCCGCTGGCGCACTATGCCAAGCGCCTGGTCATGATCGACCACCAGCTGGGCGACGAAGACCACCACCTGCGCCGCTACATCGCGCTGGGGCAGGCATGA